The nucleotide window aaaaagaaaattatttataaaaaaacaatattattggtaaataatacaaatataaattataaaaataaaaaataatataaatattatgaattataaaaattaaaaaagaaaattatttataaaaaaacaatattattggtaaataatactaatatattgttttgttatcgtttaaattaaattatcgtattcctttgtttgtttattaaaaaaagaaaattatttataaaaaaagaatattattcgtaaataatacaaatatattatattgttatcgtttaaattaaattatcttatcgtattgcatcgtatcgtatcgtattgcatcatatcgtatcgtatagtgtatagtatataagtctcgtatagaggcctatacgggtgttattgtatagtatagtatagtatagtatagtatagtatagtatagtatagtatcgtatcgtatcgtatcgtataatgtagtataagtctcgtataggtttcctataggtcttgtatatgcatataggattagacgggacctaaaccacacatatacgatacgatatcacacttataggcttatacgaggttaatatGTGAcataaaccacacctatacgatatgatatcacacttataggcttatacgaggtcaatacgggacctaaatcacacctataggcctatacgggtgttatatcgtatcgtatattatcgtatcgggtgttattttccttttttttataaataaacaaaggaatacacaaaaaaaatacaaaaatggagctttatatacgctccttataGATCACTACGCAGCATATAAGACAAAAATGACActactacccttgtatttggcttcgtatagcctcaataCAAGGGTATAaatgacattttcagacctttatatacgctgagtattggtcaatacgcagcgtatataaactttgtgaaaaaatgatccctcaaacctaccaaaatgacccaaaaaagtctaatggtttatatacgctgcgtagagagctatacgcagcgtatataaaccttgttttctgtgcaatgattggtaattaggcactgagatccatggtttatatacgctgagtattggtcaatacgcagcgtatagggttaaccctatacgctacgtattgaccaatacgctgcgtaggTAAACCCTAAGTATGCAGATAGGCAAACTGGGTGTGCAGATAGTTAGggccttaaaaaaaaaaaacccaacaatCAAAATCCTTTCTAAATTAGGACATAAAACCATGACCACTTTTATTCTTTCTTTCCAAAGGGAAATCATGTCTATTTTCCATCATTCACACATGTCCCCTAGCTTTAAGCGTTTCCAATATGATCTATCTACTCTACCCATGAAATTTTCCTTAATGCTTTGTGTACGTGATGAAGTTTTTTTTCTTAGAACATGGCGAAATTATTTAGTTTTACAAGCATGAGGGATAGGTGGTACCGTTATTTCTTCTCATTCTCCGGCCTCCAATCTGTATCAAAGGATCTAGGCGATGGTACAATCATGCATTGTTGGATCCCAAGATCATACAAGCCATACAAGCCTAATCTCCTCCTCCTGCATGGGTTTGGAGCCAATGCAATGTGGCAATACGCTGATCTCCTCTCTCACTTCACCTCTAAATTCAACGTCTTCGTCCCCGATTTACTCTTCTTCGGTGGCTCCTTCACTAAGCGCCCTGAGCGGTCCGAATCATTTCAAGCACGATGTGTGATGAAGATGTTGGAACATGGGTTCGGGGTAAGGCGGATGAGCCTTGTGGGAATAAGTTATGGCGGGTTCGTTGGGTACAACATGTGTGTGCAGTTTCCAGAGGCGGTGGAGAGGGTGGTGGTGTGTTGTGCAGGTGTGTGTTTGGAGGAGAAGGATTTAAGGGATGGGTTGTTTAGGGTTTCTAATGTGGAAGAGGCTGAGAGGATTTTGTTGGCTCAGACTCCTGAGAAGTTGAGGGAGTTGATGAAATTTTCATTTGTAAAGCCTTTGAAGGGAATCCCAGATTACTTTCTTTCTGATTTTGTCAATGTGagtttgaatttttttaattttttttttttttttgcctgaAAAGGCTATAAGGAAGATTTTTAAAAACTGAATATCCGGCTCAAACGAATTTATCGAACTCCATATTCTAGCGATGTTGAAACAGCTCATCGAATTCTAAAACCTAAAGCCTAAAGCCAAAACTCAAAAAACCAAACCCTAAGAGCTAAACTTTAAACCGTAAAGCTAAACACTAAAGCTAAAGCCGAAAATAAAACCTTAAAAGTTAAGATGGTAGAGTTTGATGAGACAGTTCAAGTGCCGTTGGAATGAGTTGAATATTTTAGAGCCTGTTTATGATGAAATAAAAATCCTTCTTATCATTCTTAGGCAAAACAAACTTCTTATATGAGTTAAAGCAATAGATACATGTGTTTGGTGTTTGGCCATGTAGGTGATGTGTTCAGAATTTGTAATAGAAAAGAGGGAACTTATTCGATCAATACTCAAGGACAGATCACAATCAAGATTCCCCAAGATTGACCAGGTTTGATCTTTTCTTTTAGTGTCTTAAATTCTCATTTTCTAAGCATTATGCATTTACTTAGTGGTAATTATGCAAGATTTATTAGAATGCTAGCTCTAGGAAGGTTTTATACACTTTATGTACATATATACTAAGTTCATAATCGCGTGTTTTGTTCTTTAACCATATCAAACAGCCCACATTGATACTATGGGGAGATAAAGATCAAATTTTTCCCTTGATCCTTGGTGAAAGATTAGAGAGGTCAGGATGTGATTTCCTTGATCATATGATCCACTAAATTAAAGTTATTTGGAGCAAAATGGTCTTTCAATTCGTTAcacatttgttttttttaacagaCATTTAGGGGAGAATGCTAGATTGGTAGTCATTGCAAATGCTGGCCATGCAGTTAACTTTGAGAAACCCAAAGAGTTTGCCAAACACCTAAAAGACTTCCTATGTAACGATTCTTTTTCTTCATTATCTTATTCTTCTTCCTTTAGTATCTAGAGATCTTGTTGTTGTAAAGTGCACGTTTTCTTTTACTTATTTAGTTACCTAAGAATATATAATATAAGTGTGCAGCAATCTTGCATGTACATTATTCATTAATCTGAATTTTTAATCTCATTCAAACTCTTATTATTTcttgtgtgtatgtgtatgtttTTAAATCATGAAAATCTACTCAATAAAAGGAGAATATTAAAACGTATATATGATTTGAAATTAGAGTtataattttaaaacataaaatggTAAATGACTGCACAAAATCTTGAATGCAATAACTCATGACTCACATGTTTTTCTGTGTGACGTGGATATATATATGGGGGATTTGGAACAATGGTTGCAAGGTGTTATATGTAATTGTTAATTATATAGTAGGAAACCGTGTGATGAGACGGCAGCAATTTACGATATGATACTCGTTATCTGTTAGTTTATCAATCCTCTAGTGGTTTCATCCATGCCCTACGGCGAGCAGGTCgatttcaaacaaaattttaatAGAAACGTAAACGTAATGATACCTACaactaaaatattaaaaatgATACTTCAAACTAAAATATTATACATGGTTGACGAAGACAAAGTGTCAGTACGAGAATTTACAGAACGAGCTCATTTAACCAAAATACCCAAACACTCAGGATTCGAACTGAGGTATATTGTCAATCGTCCGTAAAGGAAATGAATCCGACACGTTCGAAGTAGATGCAACATAAGGTCATTTCCTGTTGCGTTTAATTGGAAGTTAGCTTGCGAGCTAACATTCTGGCCCAGCAAAGCCATAGACAAATGAAAATACCATGTCATGCCTTGTTTATACTATTATGTAACAAAAAAGGCATATAATTATAttatactaggttatcacccgtgaatactcacgggttgttaatctatctttaaaaacaaataaagtatatatatatatatatatgttgagtAACTACAATTTGTGTGATGAATAAGGTGTATAAATAAATTCGATGTGTATACTTCTGATATAAATGATTCATGTTAGTTAAGAGAAAGGGACTGTATGAATCAAATTATAATGGCAATATGAATTGACAATACTAAAAAAACAAAAGCATTGTACCACAAACATAAATAAAGGGGGATCGAAAAGTAAATGTAAGATATAAGTTTTTTcgttttttaaataaacaatgaAAGTCTATTACTGTAGCACTTATGATTGCTGGAGTTTCGTAACCAATAACTTGGAATTCGTTTTAGACCAGTTGAAAAAACAATCGTCACCTAAGGAAATATGTTCAGCTTCAAGTATATCAGGCCATCCAACAACACCGTACCTATGGTTGATAAAATATGCAAAGAATTGTTAGTAATACAAATAAAAATAGTGTAAAAGATGCATTATAAATTTGATAATAAATTGATTGACAAACCTTATTTGACCATCAATATTGAGTGTATGAAGATTCTTAACCCAAGTATTTCCTTTAATAATTTTGATCTTTACTTCAGACAACTCATTTAAACCACTTAAGTCAGTAATCAATTTCGGAAGAATCTacattttgtaaaaacatttaaaatatgaaaatattattaaatgaaaaacactaaaaattaataaaaaacaaactgAAAAAAATCATCGTATCATACCAATTCATTAGTTACTTTGATGACAAAAAAAGGATAGTTATGATCGTCACTAACTTGTCGATAACCTTCCACATTGCTAATATGTTCATATTCTGGCTCAATCAAAGGAGTGTTGTTTAACAAAACTTGACGACCGTGTTTATTGAATATGGTAATATTAAAATGTTTCACGTCGTTTATTTTAAAACACAAAATATCACCAGGATTTAACCTAAGATCTTCAATAAATTGAAACCAACCATCAGTAAAACAGTAATTTAGACCTATCTTTCTAATACGGACTTCCCATTTATGATTCTCCGATACGTTAAGTATAACCTTGTCATCCGGTAAAGGATAATCATAATGTTTAGAAAGAAAAGTATCTGGTAGAACCTGTAAAATTGAATTATTACAAATTGATGAGTATTATGTTTTCTATAAGTCGAGAAAAAAAAGTATAATAACATATAATAAATTTACGTACCATTGGACTTTTTAAAGGATTTTGAATAATTTTACAAAACGGTTTCCCCCACTCTTGATTTGGATCATGACAGAAGAGCTTGAACTTAAAAGTATGATTACCAAGAtagttaaaaataataaagaaatatCCATGGCCAAAGTAGTTTAAAACCTCAGACCATCCATCGGTAAAGTAGAATACATCTTCTATTAATTTGATAATAACACTCCATGAATGCGTTTCATCAAATTTAAGAGTAACTGTTGAGGATTGTAACTTATTCATCCATATAAATCGACTCATACTTATAGGTATTGCCTGAAAACCAAAAGAAGTAACGGAAATTTTATTTCAAATAAAAGATAAAACAATACGAATGATtagtttaaaaacaaaaaataatgaAAGTTATGCACCTGTTGAATTGAAAGCGGATCAAATATAGTTATGATAAAATACGGACCATGCCGATACATTTTAACGCAAATACGAAAATTCAGAGAGATCACTAACAATCAAATAGCACAAGAGCACatacaatgaaagaaaaaaacAATGAGTATCTATTTATAAGAGAAAATTTCAACATTATAATTAAAAATACAATAGATTCAGAAGTTGTTGAAACTATTTATGTAAATTATTATTCTGCTTAATCTTCCCAAAAAAATAGACGAAATTAATTTAAATGGGTAATAAAAAtctaaattattttaataatgttggtattaataaaaaaattaacagaTTTATAAAATCTGGTTACTAAATAGTAAATATCTATTTATGtataatatttaattaaaaaatgaCTGAGAAAAACCTTAAAGTAATATAATATAAGAAACCGATATATAGAAAATTAAAATATCAAtgtttaaatattaaaagtaaaaaacctAATGCAATTATCATATATCAACTGACAACTGCTTGTATAGACTTACCATCTTCAATCAAAAGTCACAAGGATCAAGAAAGTTGCAAACGGCGGTGGAAGAAGAAAAATTGGTAAAGTTACTTTCCGACCAATTTTCCGATCATCTTTCCGGTAATCTTCGCTTTGATTTACAAAGTAATTATCCAATCAGTTGAACACCAAATTTCAGTTTCAGTTATTTGACAGACTTTTTTCCGGCGATTATTTTAAAATTACACGTGAAATCAGTTCTTAGGTTTTGTCTGAAAATAAATGTTCTGTATGTTATATGTATACAAATAATATTAGATTGCATTGCATGTCTTTCAAAGTTTAGAATTTTCGGTTAATTAGATTATTTGGCTGATATTATGTAGATCtttattttaaaatgaaaaaatcCTTCATGAACATTCTTATTTTGATGTTTGAATAGGTTATAACAAAAAAATTAGGCTTAAAATTGTTTTTTCTTGAATTATAATGTCTTTGTATGCGGCTACTCAATTTTTATAACTGATATATGATATAGGTTTTTATAAAATTGATTGTTGTTAATGTTATGTGTATCTAATAAAGATTACATTGTATTGTATGTATTTCAAATTATACAGTTTTGGTTAATAAAGTTATGTAGTTAATATATTTTGTGTaactttttttgaagaaaaatatgTTTCTTTGAGATAATATTGTTATTTGGATGATTGAATACTTTATCATGATCACTAAAAATAAGAGTTATCTTCTTATAAATTGAAgaacaaaatatatgtttttttttagttGTAATCCAATACATTGATACGATAACAGTTAATTTGTTATTTTCATAtgtatattgtatattgtattATTCAAGTTCAATAGTAAATGTTTGTAACAGTTATTCTTATGATACAGGTAGATAAAAATGAGTTTATCATGTGTAGCTGTGTTAGATGATGATTCGTCGTTAAAAGTGGTATGCAACAAAtgttataaataagtatatataaatttagttACATATGATTTTTTGACATAAATTTATACACAGGTCCTGCCAACTGATTTTGTTAAAACTGTGTATGGTGATTATTGGCAACGAAGAAAATTAGTGATACATCATGAAACTCAAAAAACTTGGCCAGTTTCTTTAAGAAGTGTGAGCGGGGAATCGGTTATCACTGACGGATGGAGTGAAGTGGTAAGGGATCTTCAGTTGAGAAAGCAAACGTTATTGCGCTTTAGGATAATCGAAGACAAAAATATGCAAATGGATTGTTTCGTCGATAACATTTGTGGTCAGTCCTTCATAACAGTAAACCGTTACGGCGTTTTAAAGATAATAGTAAGTTTAGTAATATGTATGAATCACTTTTTTTATAGTTGAAAAAATAATGGTATACATATATAGTTAACAATAAAATACTACTTAACTTTTCAGGTGATTCCAGAACCGTATGTCACAAAAAATTACTCTTATACGCCAGTCAACGATTCTTACAACATAACAGCAGCAGGTCAGATTTGGAAAGTTGAGACGCACAAAATCAATGATATCtatgtttttacaaaaggttgtcCAAAGTTATTTGATGATCTTCTTATACAAGATGATGATATACTACTTTTGATGAAAACGGACATGAACACATTTGAGTTAACAATTTATCGTCGAGGAGTTGAGGTTGTTTTGTCAAacaaagaagaaagtgaagatgATTCATTGCTGGAAGTACCTAAAGACACATACTACAAAAACGTCCAGTTTGTAAGTATTTTGAACTAAACTATAACGGGTTACTAATAAATATGAATTATTTATGTATCTTATTATATAACAGACATTTTGTGATGATGATGACTGCATGGATGATACGCTTTCTGAGGTAATAAGTTTACGTTTATGTAgaataaaatatattacaatcagATTTTGTAATATTATTAATTATGATTATGATACACAGAATGATGAAGGTAGTAACAAAGAGGATGTGAATACAAAAAACATTGCTGGAAAAGAAAAGTGGAAGGAAGAAAGTTCTACTTcaatgagagaagagataaagcAATCAACAAAAGATGATGTAATtatgtcaaacataataatagATGATCAGTTTCATTAATATATGTAGACATATTTACTTAATACTCATTCCTTATTGTTATTTATAATTAGTGTTTCTCTTAACAGGTTAAGAAGAAAGGAAAACAGGTTGAGGAATATGGTAATGCGGACGACATTAATGAGCTTATATGTGGGACAGAACTTGAAATGCCAAAAGTCTCAACAATTGGACAGAGAACTCGAAACCGGTTGGTAAGTATATGATATGATAACAACATTGATTTTTCAGTATTTATTATAAATTATGATGTTAGTCGGAATATAATGTATTTGTTATAAAATAAGGTAAACGAAAAGAGAAAGAGAAATGATAAGACTTTGAAGAAACCGGATGATGAACGAAAAGTTGTTAGAAGGCTGAACATTGTTGAGGGAACTGGTAAATGTGATTTCACAAC belongs to Helianthus annuus cultivar XRQ/B chromosome 5, HanXRQr2.0-SUNRISE, whole genome shotgun sequence and includes:
- the LOC110871309 gene encoding uncharacterized hydrolase YugF — encoded protein: MAKLFSFTSMRDRWYRYFFSFSGLQSVSKDLGDGTIMHCWIPRSYKPYKPNLLLLHGFGANAMWQYADLLSHFTSKFNVFVPDLLFFGGSFTKRPERSESFQARCVMKMLEHGFGVRRMSLVGISYGGFVGYNMCVQFPEAVERVVVCCAGVCLEEKDLRDGLFRVSNVEEAERILLAQTPEKLRELMKFSFVKPLKGIPDYFLSDFVNVMCSEFVIEKRELIRSILKDRSQSRFPKIDQPTLILWGDKDQIFPLILGERLERHLGENARLVVIANAGHAVNFEKPKEFAKHLKDFLCNDSFSSLSYSSSFSI